The stretch of DNA GACGATGATACCGGCCATGTTCTTGCTCCGTCCGCGCCATTGCGCCAATCCCGCCAGGGGCAACGTTTCTCATGGATGTGTCGCTCGAAATCGGCCCGACAATATTTTAAAAGGCTTTGCAAGGGGTCCATCGCCCCAGGCGCCAAGGCGCAGAAGGTTCGCCCCGGGGCAAGCAGCTTTGTGTGCATGGTCAGGATATCGATCTCATCCATCCTTCCCTGTCCTGCTTCCAGACTCTGGAGAATTCGTTCCGTCCAGGACAGTCCTTCCCAGCAAGGCGTGCACCAGCCACATGATTCCTGCGCAAAGAAGTGCTCCAAGTTTTGGGCGAACCCGACGGGACAGGTCTGATCGTCCAACACGATCATCGTGCCGGTTCCCATGCGGCTGCCTCCTTGCGGAATCGATTCGAAGTCCATCGGCAGATCAAGATGCTCTTCCACGAGCATCGCGGTTGAGGCGCCCCCCGGCAACAGGCCGCGGAAGGCGAACCCGTCGCGCATGCCTCCCGCATGCTCCTCCAGAATTTCACGAATCGAGGTGCCCATCGGAAGCTCCCAGGCTCCGGGCCGTTTCACGTTGCCGCTCACGCCATAAATTTTGGTCCCCCCGTCCTTTCCCCGGCTCAACTGCCTATACCACTCGATGCCGTGAGTAATAATATGAGGGACGTTACAGAGGGTCTCCACGTTCTGGACGATCGTGGGTTTGCCCCAGAGTCCGACGATTTGCGGAAAGGGCGGTTTGGCTCGAGGGATTGCGCGCTTCCCTTCCAACGCATTGAGCAAGGCAGTCTCTTCTCCGCAGATGTACCGGCCGGCGCTGCTGTGTAAGTAGATTTCAAAGCTGAAGTCCGAGCCGAGCAGGTTACGGCCCAAATACCCCTTGGCGCGCGCTTCCTGGATGGCCTTCCGCAGGCGGGCGGCGGCAATCCCATATTCCATGCGCAGGAAAATGTAGCCCACGTCTGCCTGGATCGCATAGGCGCTGACGATCATGCTCTCGATCATCTGGTGAGGATCGCCTTCCAGGAGTAGACGATCCTTGAATGTGCCTGGTTCCATTTCATCGGCATTGACAACCAGATATTTGGGACGAGGTGTGTCCGGTCCCATCGGGACGAAACTCCACTTCTTGCCGGTCGGAAACCCAGCACCGCCGCGACCACGCAGGGTCGACTCGGTGACGAGCTTCTGCACTTCTTGGGGAGCCATTGTCCGCAGCGCCTTGCGCACTGCTTCGTAGCCGCCGGCCTTCTCGTATTCGGCGAGCCACAGCGGTTCAGCCTTCGGCTTGATATTGCGTGTCAGCGGCCGGTCCATTGTTTCCTACCTCATGGATACTGTTCTAGGACCTGATCAACCTTTTCAGTCGTCAGATCTTCGTGCAAGTCATCATTAACCATCATGGTCGGCGCATGGTCACATGCGCCGAGACAGACAATCGGGAGCAGCGTGAATCGCCCGTCTGGTGTCGTCTCGCCCATCGAGATCCCTAGTCGACTCTGAAGACTGTTACGCATGGCGTCGCACCCGCATACCCAACAGCTGATGCTGTCGCACAGGAAGATCACGTGCCGTCCGACCGGCTTCCGAAAGATGAGGTTATAGAAGGTCGCCACGCTGTCCAGCTCTTCCCTCGTCATGCCGAGCAAGGCTGCGACGCTCTTGAGACTCTCGTCGGAGACCCAACCTCGATGCCGCTGGACGACCTTCAATGCCTCCACACACCCCGCCTGTTTATCAGGATAATGTGAGAGCTCCTCCTCGATCTCGGCTCGCTCGGCGTCGGACAACATGGGCGAAATTAATTATGAGTCATGAGGGCTGAATTATGAGTTCTCGATCATGATTTCGGAGTGACGACGTGCTTTGGATTCAGGAAACTCAGAACTTCCAACTCAGCACTCAGCACTTTCTATCGGTCCACGTCGGCCAGCACGAAATCCACGCTGCCGAGGATGGCCAGGAGATCCGCCAGCAACAGCCCGCGCGAGATCAATGGAACCATCTGCATGTGCGGAAAGGACGGCGTCCTGATACGCACGCGGTACGGCCATGGGGTGCCGTCGCTGACCAAGTAATAGCCGTTATTCCCCTTGGTGGCCTCAATCCCGACGAAGGCTTCGCCTGCCGGAATGACCGGGCCCCAGCTCACGCTCAGAAAGTGCGTGATCAGCGTTTCGATGTCGTGCATCGTCCGTTCCTTGATCGGCGGCGTGGTCAACGGATGGTCCGCCTTGTACGGACCATCCGGCATATGGTTGAGGCACTGTTCGATGATCCGGAGACTCTGGCGCATCTCTTCGACGCGAACGACGGCGCGATCGTAACAGTCACCGTGCATGGCGATGGGAATGTCGAACTCGAACTGATCGTAGCCGGAATAGGGCCGTTGCTTCCGAAAGTCCCACTCGAATCCGGTCGCTCGGAGTCCCGGGCCGGTCACGCCCCATTCGATGGCCTCTTCGGTTGAGTACCGGCCCACGCCTTGCGTGCGGGCCTTGAAAATAGCGTTCCGCATCACCATGTCGTCGTATTCGGCCAGCCTCGGCGGAAGATAATCCAGGAACTCCCTGACCAGTTTGTCCCATCCTTCCGGGAGATCCTGCGCCACGCCGCCGATGCGGAACCATTCCGGGTGCATCCGTCCACCGCAGATCGCCTCCACGATGTGAAAAATACGCTCCCGATCGGTGAACATGTAAAAGACCGGGGAGAGCTGGCCCACGTCTTGGGCGAAGGTGCCGTACCAGACGAGATGGCTTGCGAGCCGGAAGAATTCCGCCATCATGACGCGGATGACTTTGGCGCGATCCGGGACGTCGATGCCGGCGAGTTTCTCTACGGCAAGCACATAGGGCAACTCGTTCATGACGCCCCCGAGGTAGTCGATCCGGTCGGTATACGGGATGAATGTGTGCCAGGTCTGGCGCTCGCCCATCTTCTCCGCCCCGCGATGGTGGTAGCCGATGTCGGGCACCACATCGACGATTCTCTCTTCATCCAGTTGGAGGACCAGACGCAAGATTCCGTGGGTGCCGGTGTGCGCCGGTCCCATATTGAGGAACATGAAATCGGATGTCTCACGTGAAC from Nitrospira sp. encodes:
- the nuoC gene encoding NADH-quinone oxidoreductase subunit C/D produces the protein MTQTAIVDELRNRFGSGTFGRQETGDGIPTVWTTKERAREVLGYLKTEAGRPYKMLYDLTAIDERVRRVRKDQSPSDFTLVYHLLSFERNEDVRLKIPLTEGAASLPTITDLWPAANWYEREVWDLFGITFVGHPHLRRILTPPTWQGHPLRKDHPARATEMGRFYLPEDKQEAEEAALKFRPEEWGMKRSRETSDFMFLNMGPAHTGTHGILRLVLQLDEERIVDVVPDIGYHHRGAEKMGERQTWHTFIPYTDRIDYLGGVMNELPYVLAVEKLAGIDVPDRAKVIRVMMAEFFRLASHLVWYGTFAQDVGQLSPVFYMFTDRERIFHIVEAICGGRMHPEWFRIGGVAQDLPEGWDKLVREFLDYLPPRLAEYDDMVMRNAIFKARTQGVGRYSTEEAIEWGVTGPGLRATGFEWDFRKQRPYSGYDQFEFDIPIAMHGDCYDRAVVRVEEMRQSLRIIEQCLNHMPDGPYKADHPLTTPPIKERTMHDIETLITHFLSVSWGPVIPAGEAFVGIEATKGNNGYYLVSDGTPWPYRVRIRTPSFPHMQMVPLISRGLLLADLLAILGSVDFVLADVDR
- the nuoF gene encoding NADH-quinone oxidoreductase subunit NuoF; protein product: MDRPLTRNIKPKAEPLWLAEYEKAGGYEAVRKALRTMAPQEVQKLVTESTLRGRGGAGFPTGKKWSFVPMGPDTPRPKYLVVNADEMEPGTFKDRLLLEGDPHQMIESMIVSAYAIQADVGYIFLRMEYGIAAARLRKAIQEARAKGYLGRNLLGSDFSFEIYLHSSAGRYICGEETALLNALEGKRAIPRAKPPFPQIVGLWGKPTIVQNVETLCNVPHIITHGIEWYRQLSRGKDGGTKIYGVSGNVKRPGAWELPMGTSIREILEEHAGGMRDGFAFRGLLPGGASTAMLVEEHLDLPMDFESIPQGGSRMGTGTMIVLDDQTCPVGFAQNLEHFFAQESCGWCTPCWEGLSWTERILQSLEAGQGRMDEIDILTMHTKLLAPGRTFCALAPGAMDPLQSLLKYCRADFERHIHEKRCPWRDWRNGADGARTWPVSSSMIVPTR
- the nuoE gene encoding NADH-quinone oxidoreductase subunit NuoE: MLSDAERAEIEEELSHYPDKQAGCVEALKVVQRHRGWVSDESLKSVAALLGMTREELDSVATFYNLIFRKPVGRHVIFLCDSISCWVCGCDAMRNSLQSRLGISMGETTPDGRFTLLPIVCLGACDHAPTMMVNDDLHEDLTTEKVDQVLEQYP